One part of the Dermacentor silvarum isolate Dsil-2018 chromosome 6, BIME_Dsil_1.4, whole genome shotgun sequence genome encodes these proteins:
- the LOC119455810 gene encoding E3 ubiquitin-protein ligase RNF180, with amino-acid sequence MSDEAGFRCKKCRRTLFSSSHMVSSHGDPWSGHVAFSCPVNKVDTVWYVRDEKLPDWLLEQLDSGEWVKGKLYCPECNARLGSFDFVTGAKCDCEEFVLPPIHISKSRIDCDHTHKMASILQHIVKPPVAQSVANSSELSAS; translated from the exons ATGAGCGACGAAGCGGGCTTTCGCTGCAAAAAGTGTCGTCGCACTTTGTTCAGCAGCAGCCACATGGTTTCGTCCCATGGTGATCCATGGTCGGGTCATGTGGCCTTTTCGTGCCCAGTCAACAAGGTCGACACGGTCTGGTATGTCCGAGACGAAAAGCTTCCTGACTGGCTGTTGGAGCAGTTGGACAGC ggtgaaTGGGTCAAAGGAAAACTCTACTGCCCAGAATGCAACGCTCGGCTGGGATCCTTTGACTTTGTGACGGGTGCAAAGTGTGATTGTGAGGAGTTTGTTCTGCCTCCAATACACATATCCAAGAGTCGGATAGACTGTGATCATACACACAAAATGGCATCCATCCTTCAACACATTGTGAAACCACCAGTTGCGCAGTCAGTTGCCAACTCCAGTGAGCTGAGTGCAAGCTGA